The Novipirellula artificiosorum genome includes a window with the following:
- a CDS encoding Gfo/Idh/MocA family protein, giving the protein MTNRRDFLKASAAAGAVSSVPYFASTQKAFANDAANDRPVIGCIGLGGMGRGDLGGHRQFGDVVALCDVDTQQIARAKERNEGKGDEYTDYREVLDRDDIDVISCVTTDHWHTKICIEALEAGKHVFCQKPLTLTLEENQLIRNACDKHKDKVFFVGTQQRSDGNKFLRAVNMVQKGLLGDIKKVTVGINGGSVGGPFKTTTPPDSLDWDFWLGQAPKVDYIPQRCHGTFRWWYEYSGGKFTDWGAHHIDISLWALKQNDAGTGPVSFDGSDAHHPVPYQDGYPTVDDCYNTANDFAIPCKFADGVEMVVDSRSDNGILFEGSKGRIFVSRGKITGTPIEEGWDKGKFDQDDLSALYKGKPFEGHKNNFYRCIREGGLPVSDVYSHLQTMNSCHLAAIAARLGREIKWDPKAEKIVGDEQAAAMFAREQRKGFEIPRV; this is encoded by the coding sequence ATGACCAATCGACGTGATTTTCTCAAAGCCTCTGCCGCAGCTGGAGCGGTTTCCTCGGTTCCCTATTTTGCTTCGACTCAAAAAGCATTTGCCAATGACGCGGCAAATGACCGACCCGTGATTGGATGCATCGGCTTAGGTGGCATGGGACGCGGTGACCTGGGTGGTCATCGTCAATTTGGTGACGTGGTTGCGTTGTGCGATGTCGACACACAGCAGATCGCTCGAGCCAAAGAACGTAACGAGGGAAAAGGGGACGAGTACACCGACTATCGTGAAGTACTCGATCGCGATGACATTGACGTAATTAGTTGCGTCACGACCGATCATTGGCACACAAAGATCTGCATCGAAGCTCTTGAGGCGGGCAAGCATGTCTTCTGCCAAAAACCTTTGACGCTCACGCTGGAAGAGAACCAACTCATCCGCAACGCCTGCGATAAGCACAAGGACAAAGTCTTCTTTGTCGGGACGCAGCAGCGTAGCGACGGCAACAAATTCCTTCGTGCCGTTAATATGGTGCAGAAAGGACTGTTGGGAGACATCAAGAAAGTCACCGTTGGAATCAACGGAGGCAGCGTTGGCGGCCCGTTTAAAACGACCACGCCGCCCGACAGTTTGGATTGGGATTTTTGGTTGGGCCAAGCTCCCAAAGTGGATTACATCCCGCAACGATGTCATGGTACGTTCCGATGGTGGTATGAGTACTCGGGCGGAAAGTTCACCGATTGGGGCGCTCATCACATCGACATCTCCTTATGGGCGCTCAAGCAAAACGATGCAGGGACCGGACCGGTTTCCTTTGATGGCAGCGACGCTCATCATCCGGTACCGTATCAAGATGGCTATCCCACGGTGGACGACTGCTATAACACGGCAAACGATTTCGCCATTCCATGCAAATTCGCCGATGGCGTCGAAATGGTCGTCGATAGCCGGAGCGACAACGGAATCTTGTTCGAAGGATCCAAAGGGCGTATCTTCGTCAGTCGTGGCAAGATCACGGGAACGCCCATCGAAGAAGGTTGGGATAAAGGGAAGTTCGATCAGGACGATTTGTCGGCTCTTTACAAAGGCAAGCCATTCGAAGGCCACAAGAACAACTTCTATCGTTGTATCCGCGAAGGCGGATTGCCGGTGTCGGACGTCTACAGCCATCTGCAAACGATGAATTCGTGTCACTTGGCCGCAATCGCCGCGAGATTAGGCCGCGAGATCAAATGGGATCCGAAAGCCGAAAAGATCGTTGGCGACGAACAGGCCGCTGCGATGTTCGCTCGCGAGCAACGCAAAGGCTTTGAAATTCCTCGCGTTTAG
- a CDS encoding type I restriction endonuclease, with amino-acid sequence MDLSDSLQLLASRLDQLIPRLETEEATKNALIMPMLNALGYNVFDPTEVVPEFTADVGTKKGEKVDYAIFLEGKVMLLVECKPVGGQLTLNHASQLYRYFSVTDARFAVLTDGIRYKFYSDLESPNRMDEKPFFDFDLRDFNEKSVSELKKFSKNLFNLENILSNASELKYAQQIQKLIGQEFDSPSDELVRLFTSQVYSGRITSGVQEQFRSLVKSALKEFLRERLNTRLRSAIDGATHAVAAASDESADSSEETDEESDGIVTTIEEIEGFHIVRAILAKSIDPTRVVMRDTKSYCGVLLDDNNRKPICRLRFNFSKKYLGIFSADKSERREAIENLTDIYQYADHLMGTVQGYDQVATSTMDD; translated from the coding sequence ATGGATCTTTCTGACTCACTTCAGTTGCTCGCATCGCGACTCGATCAACTAATCCCCCGTCTCGAAACCGAAGAGGCAACCAAGAACGCATTGATCATGCCGATGCTCAATGCACTCGGCTACAACGTCTTTGATCCAACTGAAGTCGTTCCTGAATTCACTGCCGATGTTGGCACCAAGAAGGGGGAAAAGGTTGATTACGCAATCTTCCTTGAAGGTAAGGTGATGCTTCTTGTTGAATGCAAGCCGGTTGGTGGGCAATTGACGCTTAACCACGCATCGCAGCTTTACCGCTACTTTTCTGTCACTGACGCAAGGTTTGCGGTTCTAACCGATGGAATTCGATACAAATTCTATAGTGATCTTGAATCCCCAAACCGGATGGACGAGAAACCATTTTTTGACTTTGATCTCCGCGACTTCAACGAGAAATCCGTTTCTGAGTTAAAAAAATTCTCCAAGAATCTGTTCAACCTTGAAAACATTCTCAGCAATGCAAGCGAGCTGAAGTACGCACAGCAGATTCAGAAGTTAATTGGCCAAGAGTTTGATAGTCCATCTGACGAACTTGTGCGATTGTTTACGAGCCAGGTCTACTCAGGACGAATCACGTCTGGCGTGCAAGAGCAGTTTCGTTCTCTGGTGAAATCCGCACTAAAAGAGTTTCTGCGTGAGCGACTCAATACACGTTTGCGATCCGCCATAGACGGCGCAACTCATGCGGTAGCCGCTGCTAGCGATGAGTCAGCTGATTCATCTGAGGAAACCGACGAAGAGTCAGATGGCATTGTGACTACGATTGAGGAGATTGAAGGCTTTCATATCGTCCGAGCAATCCTTGCAAAGTCGATCGACCCAACGAGGGTGGTTATGCGTGATACGAAAAGCTATTGCGGAGTTCTTCTGGACGACAACAACCGCAAGCCGATATGCCGCCTCCGGTTTAACTTCTCAAAGAAGTATCTTGGTATTTTCTCAGCTGACAAAAGCGAGAGACGAGAGGCAATTGAGAATTTGACGGACATCTACCAGTACGCAGATCATCTGATGGGTACCGTGCAAGGATACGATCAGGTGGCGACTTCAACCATGGACGATTAA
- the acnA gene encoding aconitate hydratase AcnA: MASLYRLSRLEEAGLGQVSRLPFSIRVLLEAVLRNCDGLSVTEQDVKNLAAWNAAAPEKQELPFKPYRVVLQDFTGVPAIVDLAAMRSAMQRIGGEAEKINPLIPVDLVIDHSVQVDFFGTDNALPQNVDMEFQRNRERYEFLRWGQKAFDNFRVVPPNVGIVHQVNLEYLASVVAIQQTADGPVAAPDTLVGTDSHTTMINGLGVLGWGVGGIEAEANMLGQPLYMLMPEVIGFELTGALPQGATATDMVLRVVEILREEGVVGKFVEFFGKGMNKMSVADRATIANMAPEYGATMGFFPVDDVTLDYLRQTGRSEQQVTLVERYCKEQGLFRSDDGPELNYTKTLSLDLGTVRPSLAGPKRPQDRIELKDMKQAFEKSLTAPVGKTGFGLEPDALKRTAKVDNNGQSTEITHGAVVIAAITSCTNTSNPSVMIGAGLLAKKAAERGLKVASHVKTSLAPGSRVVTEYLDKAGLTESLNKLGFNTVGYGCTTCIGNSGPLPDAVANAIKSGDLVASAVLSGNRNFEGRVNPLTKANYLASPPLVVAYALAGTTDIDLINEPLGKGTDGNDVYLKDVWPTNEEIRETVSRSIDPEMFTEQYESSVSGNQRWNEIEVADSAIYPWDDDSTYIHHPPFLDAVTGEAVSEIAPIKGARVLALLGDSVTTDHISPAGAIASDGPAGKFLQASGVPVKEFNSFGSRRGNDRVMVRGTFANIRIRNQLAPGTEGGVTRHLPDGEVMSIYDASMKYQADGIPLVVFSGAEYGTGSSRDWAAKGTMLLGVKAVIAASYERIHRSNLVGMGVLPLEFADGATWQSLGLTGEETIDIPDLSDALEPRSTIIVHATDSNNNTKTFPCVVRIDTPVELSYYRNGGILPTVLRNLSE, from the coding sequence ATGGCCAGCCTTTACCGCTTGAGCCGGTTGGAAGAAGCGGGGCTTGGCCAAGTCAGTCGGCTGCCGTTTTCGATAAGGGTGCTGCTCGAAGCCGTACTGCGAAACTGCGACGGATTATCAGTCACTGAGCAGGATGTGAAAAACCTTGCCGCTTGGAACGCGGCGGCACCGGAAAAGCAGGAACTGCCCTTCAAGCCCTATCGTGTGGTGCTGCAAGATTTCACCGGTGTCCCCGCCATCGTCGATTTGGCAGCGATGCGGTCCGCGATGCAGCGAATCGGCGGGGAAGCCGAGAAAATCAATCCGTTGATTCCCGTCGACTTGGTGATCGATCATTCGGTACAAGTCGATTTCTTCGGCACCGACAATGCGTTGCCCCAAAATGTCGACATGGAATTCCAGCGCAATCGCGAACGCTACGAGTTTCTGCGTTGGGGCCAAAAAGCATTCGACAATTTTCGTGTCGTCCCGCCAAATGTCGGCATCGTGCACCAAGTCAATCTCGAGTACCTCGCCAGCGTCGTTGCCATTCAGCAAACCGCCGACGGACCGGTTGCGGCGCCTGACACCTTGGTCGGTACCGACAGCCACACAACGATGATTAACGGACTCGGAGTTTTGGGATGGGGCGTCGGTGGTATCGAAGCCGAAGCCAATATGCTCGGCCAGCCGCTCTACATGCTGATGCCCGAAGTGATCGGCTTTGAATTGACCGGGGCCTTGCCGCAAGGGGCAACGGCGACGGACATGGTACTCCGCGTCGTCGAAATCCTTCGAGAGGAAGGCGTCGTTGGCAAATTTGTCGAGTTCTTCGGCAAGGGAATGAACAAGATGAGCGTTGCGGACCGGGCAACGATCGCCAACATGGCACCGGAATACGGCGCCACCATGGGCTTCTTTCCCGTTGACGATGTCACGCTGGATTACCTGCGGCAAACCGGTCGCAGCGAACAGCAAGTCACGCTGGTCGAGCGGTATTGCAAAGAACAAGGTTTGTTCCGCAGTGACGATGGGCCTGAATTGAACTACACCAAAACATTGTCGCTCGACCTTGGGACGGTGCGTCCCAGCTTGGCGGGGCCCAAACGGCCTCAAGATCGAATCGAACTGAAGGACATGAAGCAGGCGTTCGAAAAATCGTTGACCGCCCCGGTCGGCAAGACCGGTTTCGGCCTCGAACCGGATGCCCTGAAACGGACCGCGAAAGTCGACAACAACGGACAGAGCACCGAGATCACCCATGGTGCGGTGGTCATCGCCGCCATCACCTCCTGCACCAACACCAGCAACCCGTCGGTCATGATCGGTGCAGGGTTGTTGGCCAAGAAAGCGGCCGAACGAGGATTGAAGGTCGCATCGCATGTGAAAACAAGCCTTGCTCCGGGGTCACGTGTTGTTACCGAGTACTTGGACAAAGCCGGTTTAACGGAAAGTCTCAACAAGCTTGGCTTCAACACGGTGGGCTACGGCTGCACGACTTGCATTGGCAACAGCGGCCCGCTACCCGACGCCGTGGCGAACGCGATCAAGTCAGGGGATTTGGTTGCATCCGCCGTGCTCAGCGGCAACCGCAACTTCGAAGGCCGAGTCAACCCGCTGACCAAGGCCAACTATTTGGCCAGCCCTCCCTTGGTGGTCGCCTATGCTCTTGCCGGTACGACCGACATCGACTTGATCAACGAACCCCTCGGCAAAGGCACCGATGGCAACGACGTCTACTTAAAGGACGTTTGGCCGACGAATGAAGAAATTCGCGAGACCGTGTCTCGTTCCATCGATCCCGAGATGTTTACCGAGCAATATGAATCCTCCGTCTCCGGCAACCAACGTTGGAACGAGATCGAAGTGGCCGACAGTGCGATTTATCCGTGGGATGATGACAGCACCTACATTCATCATCCACCGTTCTTGGACGCGGTGACTGGCGAAGCGGTTTCCGAGATTGCTCCGATCAAGGGAGCTCGCGTGTTGGCGCTGCTCGGCGATTCGGTCACGACGGATCACATCTCGCCAGCCGGTGCGATTGCATCCGATGGACCCGCGGGAAAATTCCTGCAAGCCTCCGGAGTTCCCGTCAAAGAATTCAACAGTTTTGGCTCTCGACGGGGGAACGACCGAGTGATGGTACGCGGGACGTTTGCAAACATCCGCATCCGCAATCAATTGGCTCCGGGAACCGAAGGCGGCGTGACGCGTCATCTGCCCGATGGCGAAGTGATGAGCATCTACGATGCATCGATGAAGTATCAAGCCGATGGCATTCCGTTGGTCGTTTTTTCGGGAGCGGAATATGGAACCGGCAGCAGCCGCGACTGGGCCGCCAAAGGGACGATGTTGCTTGGCGTCAAAGCGGTGATCGCCGCCAGCTACGAGCGGATTCACCGCAGCAACCTAGTCGGCATGGGCGTGCTGCCACTCGAATTTGCCGACGGTGCCACATGGCAATCACTCGGATTGACGGGAGAAGAAACGATTGACATTCCCGATCTATCCGACGCACTCGAGCCTCGATCGACGATCATCGTTCATGCAACGGATAGCAACAACAACACCAAGACGTTCCCCTGTGTGGTGCGAATCGACACACCGGTGGAGTTGAGCTACTACCGAAATGGTGGCATTCTGCCGACGGTGCTGCGAAATTTGTCCGAGTAG
- a CDS encoding ECF-type sigma factor translates to MSRASALQSRTDFAYDELRQVAHGLLARGSSLTLTATGLVHEAFIRLAQSDRADWNDHQHYISACAQAMRHVLVDRVRRKLAAVHGGQMRRRPLTDAVLGHFDGERLMALSDALEALKRVDSRQAEIVDLRFFAGFSHLEIANLMEISRSTVQVEWRMAKAWLCRELDDER, encoded by the coding sequence GTGAGCAGAGCATCAGCACTCCAGTCGCGAACGGATTTTGCGTATGACGAACTTCGGCAAGTAGCTCACGGTCTTCTCGCCCGCGGAAGCTCGCTGACATTGACCGCCACGGGGCTTGTCCACGAGGCTTTCATTCGGCTCGCGCAATCGGACCGCGCTGACTGGAACGACCACCAGCACTATATTTCCGCATGCGCCCAAGCAATGCGACATGTGCTGGTCGACCGAGTTCGCCGGAAACTTGCCGCGGTTCACGGGGGACAGATGCGCCGTCGGCCACTGACCGATGCAGTCCTAGGGCACTTCGACGGTGAACGACTGATGGCGCTCAGTGATGCGCTCGAGGCGCTCAAACGGGTCGACAGTCGGCAAGCTGAGATCGTCGACCTCAGGTTCTTTGCTGGGTTTAGTCATTTGGAAATCGCCAACCTGATGGAAATCTCAAGAAGTACCGTGCAAGTTGAATGGCGAATGGCCAAAGCCTGGTTGTGCCGAGAACTCGATGACGAACGATAA
- a CDS encoding peptidylprolyl isomerase — protein sequence MNSYTSLWKEPLFHFAIAGGLLFIIYLSIGSRAETDNGLTQSDSIHVGAREVDHLKATWQQLWNREPTPEELTRLVEDFVREEALYREAIALNLDQDDLIVRRRMAQKMAFLNNDAAAVTLSEEALQAWYKENSSLYELPAAVSFSHIFFSSEQRGDQAATAAATLLTHPADAVGCNTAGDVDHTSHGSLVCCRSHQ from the coding sequence GTGAATAGCTACACTTCTCTATGGAAAGAGCCGCTTTTTCATTTTGCGATCGCTGGTGGTTTGCTGTTTATCATCTATCTGTCCATTGGCAGTCGAGCTGAGACGGACAACGGGCTTACTCAGTCTGATTCCATTCATGTTGGCGCTCGAGAGGTCGATCATCTCAAGGCAACCTGGCAGCAGCTTTGGAATCGAGAGCCAACCCCCGAAGAGTTAACGCGGCTGGTGGAAGACTTTGTTCGCGAAGAGGCTCTCTATCGTGAAGCCATCGCCTTGAATCTGGATCAGGACGATTTGATCGTTCGGCGGCGAATGGCTCAAAAAATGGCGTTTCTCAACAACGATGCCGCCGCAGTCACGCTTTCTGAGGAGGCTTTGCAAGCTTGGTATAAAGAAAATAGTTCCCTCTACGAACTTCCTGCGGCGGTTAGTTTTAGCCACATATTTTTTAGCTCGGAGCAACGCGGTGATCAGGCCGCCACTGCGGCCGCGACATTACTAACGCATCCTGCTGACGCAGTTGGCTGTAATACTGCTGGCGATGTCGATCACACAAGCCACGGCTCACTGGTCTGTTGTCGCAGTCATCAATGA
- a CDS encoding tyrosine-type recombinase/integrase — translation MGTLYRRTKKGNWQAEYTNHTGERIQKSTKTADKRTAAQIMAYWETEAAKRSSGFIDHALERIQQQATRPIAEHKAEWIRSIESKGNAKVHTKRHGERLQAIIDHCDWAIVADITPESVDKFTQSLRDLNRSNQTVAHYVQAVKQFTRWLSRTGRIPRNPLETLTKPNPKADRRRIRRMLLPDEWHWLRQASTNRAILYELAIQTGLRSNELRSLHPSHLKLTGKHPHVLVSSGNTKDNETARQYITRDFAKTLANLEPANRQTVFALPDAYYMASMLRDDLAIARASWLERPDHTDDDLENDFLLAKNDAGEALDFHALRHTCGAWLAIKNVHPKTIQTVMRHASITLTMDTYGHLFPNAEPEAIEKLGSLLCQ, via the coding sequence ATGGGAACCCTCTATCGCCGCACCAAGAAAGGTAACTGGCAAGCCGAGTACACCAACCACACTGGCGAGCGTATCCAGAAATCGACCAAGACGGCCGACAAACGTACCGCCGCTCAGATTATGGCCTACTGGGAAACCGAAGCGGCCAAGCGATCCAGCGGCTTCATTGACCATGCACTCGAGCGGATCCAGCAACAAGCAACCCGACCGATTGCCGAGCACAAGGCTGAATGGATCCGATCGATTGAGTCCAAAGGAAATGCCAAAGTCCACACCAAGCGTCATGGCGAACGACTGCAAGCGATCATCGACCATTGCGACTGGGCAATCGTCGCCGACATCACACCCGAATCCGTCGACAAATTCACTCAATCGCTGCGTGATCTCAATCGTTCCAACCAAACCGTTGCCCACTATGTCCAGGCCGTGAAGCAATTCACACGCTGGCTATCGCGCACTGGCCGCATACCACGGAACCCACTGGAAACTCTCACCAAGCCAAACCCAAAAGCCGACCGGCGACGTATTCGCCGGATGCTCTTGCCTGACGAATGGCACTGGCTTCGGCAAGCATCAACCAATCGAGCCATCCTGTACGAACTGGCCATCCAAACCGGTCTGCGGTCCAACGAGCTCCGATCACTTCACCCCAGCCATCTCAAGCTAACCGGCAAGCACCCCCACGTACTCGTCAGCAGCGGCAACACCAAGGACAACGAAACGGCTCGCCAGTACATCACCCGGGACTTCGCCAAGACTCTTGCGAACCTGGAACCCGCCAATCGTCAGACGGTTTTCGCCCTGCCGGATGCCTACTACATGGCCAGCATGCTTCGCGACGATTTGGCTATCGCCCGGGCGTCATGGCTCGAGCGACCGGACCACACCGATGACGACCTTGAAAACGACTTCTTGCTCGCCAAAAACGATGCTGGCGAAGCCCTCGACTTCCACGCCCTTCGCCACACTTGTGGGGCCTGGCTTGCGATCAAGAACGTCCACCCCAAAACGATCCAAACCGTGATGCGTCACGCGAGCATCACACTGACGATGGACACCTACGGCCACCTCTTCCCGAACGCCGAGCCCGAAGCGATCGAGAAACTAGGCTCACTATTATGTCAGTGA
- a CDS encoding BRCT domain-containing protein, with protein sequence MCELEEYFHFTGPARLSRALHTLEGLLLGITIDQKINDQELIAFTKWTAAHKEFSNRHPFNELFPLLKEVLADGRITEEERADLLWCCEKFTNSDGYYSGATADMQRLQGILGGIIADGEITDSEAKNLAEWMDERRELQTVWPYAEIDAVLTQVLADHVIDDKERACLLQLFTEFSGTSCRPSKPSRDDEQATVQGICACNPEIVFDDRLFCITGNSEKWTKNEFAELITANGGKYHPRVTKALDYLIVGGAGNPCWAYACYGRKVEEAVNHRREGSPMLIVHEYDIWDALD encoded by the coding sequence ATGTGCGAACTTGAAGAGTACTTTCATTTCACCGGTCCTGCGAGACTCAGCCGCGCGCTACACACTCTTGAAGGCCTCCTTTTGGGCATCACGATCGATCAAAAGATCAACGATCAAGAATTGATTGCCTTTACGAAATGGACAGCCGCTCATAAGGAATTTTCCAATCGCCACCCATTCAATGAACTTTTTCCGTTACTGAAAGAGGTACTTGCAGACGGACGGATCACCGAAGAGGAACGTGCGGACCTGCTCTGGTGTTGCGAGAAATTCACAAACAGCGACGGCTATTACTCCGGTGCTACAGCCGATATGCAGCGGCTTCAAGGCATCCTCGGTGGCATCATTGCTGATGGCGAAATCACCGATAGTGAAGCAAAGAACCTCGCCGAGTGGATGGATGAAAGACGAGAGCTCCAAACCGTCTGGCCCTATGCCGAAATCGATGCGGTACTCACTCAAGTCCTCGCCGATCACGTCATAGATGACAAGGAGCGAGCATGCCTCCTGCAACTATTCACCGAGTTCTCTGGAACCTCTTGCCGACCTAGCAAACCGTCACGAGACGATGAACAAGCGACGGTTCAGGGGATTTGTGCCTGCAACCCGGAAATCGTCTTTGACGATCGTCTTTTCTGCATCACCGGAAACTCTGAGAAATGGACCAAGAACGAGTTTGCGGAGCTGATTACAGCTAATGGTGGAAAGTATCACCCGCGAGTCACCAAGGCGCTTGATTACCTCATCGTTGGTGGCGCAGGTAACCCCTGCTGGGCATACGCATGTTATGGCCGCAAGGTCGAAGAAGCAGTCAACCATCGACGCGAAGGATCGCCGATGTTAATAGTCCACGAGTACGATATTTGGGACGCACTAGACTGA
- a CDS encoding agmatinase family protein, with protein MKQLSIAITLLAFAIVFAAVLPRAKQAFSTPVAAATSPEAPVAPSGGQADSTVVSDEKLGPDGALDAPWEDGDATSIPLNPKDPSFNAWKQMRDFSKDKREPGLINVQRFEGQAPWVGIPTFFHKPIALTPEDLKVGKVEVAIMGAELVGDQRARTWGPTEMRNPRTSEVYHNWGDWTVEDIHSGVNYLQEQVVCDYGDAPQEPFSLDRTSVEVRRMVREIAATELEGGKHTIPIVIGGGHALMYPDVAGVVDVYGKGNVGVVHFDAHADYAGVAFGHLLSHAIPVRKLIMEGLVPGKNFIQVGLRGPNSIDMDGIRWARSQGMRCHTMAEVEKRGWDAVLEDAIKEAKDGPEYLFISFDIDVLDPVYAPGTSTPEPAGMTIHDALRIVRRLCAETNVVGIEMVELRPDSDPGYITMLNCNAVLRQCLNGLAMRKKGHDSPHYLDPLTVDDGQE; from the coding sequence ATGAAACAGCTTTCAATCGCAATTACTCTACTGGCGTTCGCAATCGTTTTTGCAGCCGTTCTGCCCCGTGCCAAACAGGCGTTTTCAACGCCGGTTGCAGCGGCCACGTCTCCTGAGGCTCCTGTGGCACCGTCAGGTGGGCAGGCCGATTCGACTGTGGTTTCAGACGAAAAGCTGGGACCCGATGGTGCGCTCGATGCACCATGGGAAGATGGCGACGCGACTTCCATTCCGCTCAATCCCAAAGATCCAAGTTTCAATGCTTGGAAACAAATGCGGGACTTCTCGAAAGACAAACGCGAGCCAGGGCTGATCAACGTCCAGCGATTTGAGGGACAGGCTCCCTGGGTTGGAATTCCGACGTTTTTTCACAAACCGATCGCGCTGACACCTGAGGACTTGAAGGTTGGAAAAGTCGAAGTGGCGATCATGGGAGCTGAGCTCGTTGGCGATCAGCGCGCCCGCACCTGGGGCCCGACTGAGATGCGAAATCCGCGGACTTCGGAGGTCTATCACAACTGGGGAGATTGGACGGTGGAAGATATCCACTCTGGCGTCAACTATCTCCAAGAGCAAGTCGTCTGCGACTACGGCGACGCACCTCAAGAACCGTTTTCGCTGGATCGAACTTCGGTCGAAGTCCGTCGAATGGTTCGCGAAATAGCGGCGACTGAGCTAGAAGGTGGCAAACACACGATTCCAATCGTCATCGGCGGCGGGCACGCCCTGATGTATCCCGATGTTGCAGGCGTCGTCGACGTTTACGGCAAAGGGAACGTGGGTGTGGTGCACTTCGACGCTCATGCCGACTATGCAGGAGTCGCGTTCGGGCACTTGCTAAGCCACGCGATCCCCGTTCGCAAGTTGATTATGGAGGGACTCGTTCCTGGAAAGAACTTCATTCAAGTTGGTCTCCGCGGTCCAAACTCGATCGACATGGATGGAATCCGTTGGGCAAGGTCTCAGGGAATGCGGTGCCACACGATGGCCGAAGTTGAAAAACGTGGATGGGATGCGGTTCTTGAAGACGCAATCAAGGAAGCAAAAGACGGACCGGAATACTTATTCATCTCGTTCGACATTGACGTATTGGATCCCGTTTACGCGCCAGGCACGAGCACGCCAGAGCCAGCCGGCATGACGATTCACGATGCATTGCGAATCGTTCGACGACTGTGCGCGGAAACGAATGTGGTCGGAATCGAAATGGTCGAACTGCGTCCAGACTCTGATCCCGGATACATCACGATGCTCAACTGCAATGCGGTCCTTCGGCAATGCCTCAATGGTCTGGCGATGCGAAAGAAGGGCCATGACTCGCCTCACTATCTCGATCCGTTGACGGTCGACGACGGGCAAGAATAG
- a CDS encoding ion transporter, protein MTSLRSVIEESDTPSGKAFDFAIQGLIVLSLVTFSIETMPGLSPSWVKILRVFEVITVAIFTVEYVIRFWLAKNKISFATSFFGLVDLIAILPFYLSLGIDLRSVRSFRLLRVFRIMKLGRYSVAVQRFHRAFIIAREELVLFFFSTLIMLFIASVGIYHFEHTAQPEAFASVFHSLWWAVTTLTTVGYGDIYPITVGGRFFTFLVLLVGLGIVSVPAGLVASALSEARKLEEK, encoded by the coding sequence ATGACGTCTTTACGATCCGTCATTGAGGAATCCGACACCCCCTCCGGAAAAGCATTTGATTTCGCGATTCAGGGTTTAATCGTTCTTTCGCTAGTCACGTTTTCAATTGAAACCATGCCTGGGCTATCGCCATCGTGGGTAAAAATCCTTCGCGTGTTCGAGGTCATCACGGTAGCTATTTTTACTGTGGAATACGTGATCCGCTTCTGGTTAGCCAAAAACAAGATCAGCTTTGCAACAAGTTTCTTTGGACTCGTTGATCTAATTGCGATCCTTCCATTCTACCTTTCGCTCGGGATTGACTTACGGTCAGTTCGATCGTTTCGTTTACTTCGTGTTTTCCGAATCATGAAGCTTGGTAGATATAGTGTCGCGGTTCAGCGATTCCACAGGGCGTTCATCATTGCGCGGGAAGAACTCGTTTTGTTTTTCTTCTCAACACTAATCATGCTCTTCATCGCTTCAGTAGGGATTTATCATTTTGAACACACCGCACAACCTGAAGCATTTGCATCAGTTTTCCATAGCCTTTGGTGGGCTGTCACGACACTAACGACCGTTGGTTACGGCGACATTTATCCAATCACTGTTGGTGGTCGATTTTTCACTTTCCTAGTTTTGCTGGTTGGGCTTGGGATCGTTTCAGTTCCGGCGGGCTTGGTGGCATCTGCATTATCTGAAGCGAGGAAACTAGAGGAAAAATAA